CCGATGCCGTATTGGATCTGACATCCAAACTCGGAAGCTTTCGACTTTTAGGCGGAAGTGTCGCGAAGGTTGCAACCTTAAATGCGGAGACGGTTTCCTTTCAGGTTTCGGATGGAAACGTCTTGATCAAAACTTCGAAACTTACGAAGGGTCAGAGTTTGACCGTTGATACTCCGACGGTTGTCGCCGCTGTTCGTGGCACACAATTCTGGGGAAGAGTGAACGGAAAAGACGAGTCCGGGACCTTTGCTGTAAGAGAGGGCTCCGTCGAGATCAATCGTAAATCGGACAAAGCAAGGGTTTTGATCGAAGCCGGTCAAGCGGTGGATCTAAAACCGGGCGATAAAGAATTGAAAACGAGAGTTGCCGCTAAAGAAGAACTCTCCGCGATGGAGCAGATCGACCAGATGAAATGAATTCCTGAATTCCCGAATCTTCGTCCTTAAGTGCCGGATTTCCCGTATGGATCCGGTTTTTTTTTGTGTGCAGGGATTTGATCTTTTCCAAGCTATTCTAAAAAGAGCCGGGATCTTAAGAATGGAAGAGAAGATTACATACAAAAGCGCGGGTGTGGATACGGAAAAAGGAAGAGAGTTTGTTCAAAAGATCAAACGTAACGTAGAATCCACTCACGGTCCCAGGGTTCTCGGCGGGCTCGGCGGTTTTGCCGGAGCTTTCGACGTAAGCTTTCTTAAAAAATACAATCAACCCGTTCTTCTCTCCGGAACCGATGGAGTCGGGACTAAAATCGAACTCGCAAGGCTTCTCAATACGTTCAACACAGTCGGAATCGATCTCGTCGCGATGTGCGTGAACGACATTCTTGTCTGCGGCGGAGAACCTTTATTCTTCTTGGATTATATCGCCTGCGGTAAGCTGGATCCCGAAAAGATGGATCAGATCGTTGCCGGAATCGTTCAAGGTTGTAAGCTCTCGAACACAGCCCTTCTCGGAGGAGAAACCGCCGAACATCCCGGAACAATGAAAGAAGATGAATTCGATCTTGCGGGCTTTGTGGTCGGAGCGGTTGAAAAAGATCTTATGATCGACGGAAATTCCGTTCGACCGGGAGATCAGATTCTCGGGTTAGAATCGAGCGGTCCTCACAGCAACGGCTTTTCTTTGATTCGAAAGTTGCTCTTAAAGGAAGGAAAACACCTTCCTTCCGATCCAGAACAAGTAAGTTTTTTAAAAGACTACGCTCTCAAACCCACTCGAATTTACGTGGAAAGTATATTAAAACTTCTGCAAAAGGTTCCCGTAAAGGGAATGGTTCACATCACGGGAGGAGGATACCAGGAGAATGTTCCGAGAGTTCTTCCGCCAGGATCCAAGGCGAAATTTTACAAAGATAAAATTCCTTCCGGTTATTTTTTCGAAAAGATCAAGAAGGATCAAAAACTCGAAGAGTTGGAACTTTTCGCCACTTTCAATATGGGGATCGGTTATATGGTAATCGTTTCGGAGGAGAATGTGGATTCAGCAAAACGATTTTTAGAATCCTCCGGAGAATCCGTCCATTGGATCGGAGAAATCGTTTCCGGTAATAAAGAAGAAGTCCAGTTCGTCTAACTGCGAAGATATGATCAATCTCGCGAATCTTTTGCGATCCCCGCTTCTGGTTCTTTCCAGAAAAAATCCTTTTATGCTTTCCAGG
The window above is part of the Leptospira stimsonii genome. Proteins encoded here:
- the lsa19 gene encoding adhesin Lsa19, with amino-acid sequence MIRLGTALAVLFFLNVCKPKIAESSDAVVTFLKGKASIVESGKEISPLTNVSERQTVRTETDAVLDLTSKLGSFRLLGGSVAKVATLNAETVSFQVSDGNVLIKTSKLTKGQSLTVDTPTVVAAVRGTQFWGRVNGKDESGTFAVREGSVEINRKSDKARVLIEAGQAVDLKPGDKELKTRVAAKEELSAMEQIDQMK
- the purM gene encoding phosphoribosylformylglycinamidine cyclo-ligase; this encodes MDPVFFCVQGFDLFQAILKRAGILRMEEKITYKSAGVDTEKGREFVQKIKRNVESTHGPRVLGGLGGFAGAFDVSFLKKYNQPVLLSGTDGVGTKIELARLLNTFNTVGIDLVAMCVNDILVCGGEPLFFLDYIACGKLDPEKMDQIVAGIVQGCKLSNTALLGGETAEHPGTMKEDEFDLAGFVVGAVEKDLMIDGNSVRPGDQILGLESSGPHSNGFSLIRKLLLKEGKHLPSDPEQVSFLKDYALKPTRIYVESILKLLQKVPVKGMVHITGGGYQENVPRVLPPGSKAKFYKDKIPSGYFFEKIKKDQKLEELELFATFNMGIGYMVIVSEENVDSAKRFLESSGESVHWIGEIVSGNKEEVQFV